The window GCTTGAATTACCGGTGTGCCTTCTCGTCTGTATTTCAAtgcttttttatcagttttaatctttttatgaCAGTTGccatttgcaatttttattttttgtccgaGGCATTtcaatgtttgtgattttgcttgtcttttttttttggcgttgaATTGTGGTCTAGAAACGTCGGCGATTATAATAAAGTCATCCGAATTCTGCATGTCTGTCCTTCTCCCACTTCGGATGCTTGACTGAGTCTTTAGCAACCTTCCGCCtccgatgctatatatatatatatatatatatatatatatatatatatatatatatatatatatatatatatatataatatatatatatatacagtatatatagtacatatatatatgtgtgtgtgtatagtatatatatgtatgtatacagtatatatatacatacatatatatacacaaatttaaaaacttaagcgCCTATGTATGAAATCATCAAGCCAAGAGTAAATTAAATTCGTAAATCATGCtacgaaaaaatttaaaaacggcTTGCCCCATGATGCCATTCTAACCGATTCTCGGAATCTCATATTTTCTCGTTATTAAGCTACTAATCAGTTTAATTACTCACTCATCGTAcggagtaattaaaaaaaaattctttccgcATAATCTCATCCTAATCAGTTTTCGGAATTTCATCACTTTCTTGCTATTACGAACAGCTATGCGGTTTTTTGCGTGAGGGAAAGGGTTAAGCACAGCCGTGTGCCACAGATGTGGTAATACTCGTTTGGTCGGGTTGAGCTGTGCCTCAGCCGGCGAGATAAGTGGCCAGCTTCGGTCGCGGCACTATCGGAATCAGGACATCTGCACCATGGACTTTGAGCCTCTGGCTCTGTTGGTTCTCCCGGACTGCCTGTTCTGTTCTGCTTCGCTGCCCTCCCTCTCTCGCTCCTTCGCCTTCGCTTCAAAAGACCCTGAACGGCAAATTATAGAGAGCGGAGTATTATTTGTAAATCGTGTTAACAGTGAGAAATTCTATGAAGTGGTTATGAGTCTGCACAGTTGTAGATAGATATTAGGGCGGTGTTCTCTTTCTAGGGTAAACTTTCGTTGACCGGACACTTGTAACGCCAGTGGTGATTACAATGTATAGAATAAGGATTTCCTGAACGTCATCAAAGCCATATACATGTGTACGCATATCATCATCTTGAAAGGCTTTTTCCGAAAAATTCATCCTTGGAACGAAAAACTTTATCTGGGTAATGGAACCTTGTGTGCAATGTTGAACGGGCGTCTTGGAGGAATGTTTACCCTCTGAGAACAATTTTTCAACATTCCCCTCATTCTCAACGGAACCTTCAACtaaaggagaggaaaatgaatGTCATAAAGCCAAAACGGACATTCCGCTGGaataaaggaaactttttttggGTTCACGTGTTGATCATCAAGGTAATGATAATGGATTCGAGGGCTGCGGTAGTGCCTGTGTGTCCGCCTCCAGGGAACGCCTCCACCGGCCTGAAATTTTCGTTCTGTCAGTGTAACCTGGAAACAGTGATGAGTGGTGCCCAGGTCTCCATCTCATGCACCTTCAGCAACCAGGAGGTAAATGAGATAGTCTTGGTTGGGGTTCCTATGTGTGATTAGAATGTCTTTTTTGACAAGTTGTCTATTCAGTTCGTGGTGAAAAACGAGCTTTCTCAGATGTATTCTCCATAATGTCTCGGTTTCTTGCGGGGAATGTAGATCACTTTCTTTGTGTCCTAGTTCATGTATTTCTCACTTTATAAAAAAGCTTCAAAGCTTTCATAGTGAACCACTGAATGCAATGTAAATGGGCTTTCATTCACATTCCGTATGCCGCCAAATATGCTCAAGAAAAGTTATGTTACTTTTATCTTTCTGGAATTACTCCATGATTAGGCAGTCTTACCTTTAAATAGAccaaaaatcatcataaaaagaAACTCAAAATACCATCAGAATAATCCAAAGGCTAAACCAAATAACTTTGTGCACTATTACACTATTTCAGTGAGTAGATTTCTCTCTGTTTGATCAGTGAATTCGATTCAGGAAGCAAATAAATAATCTTGAAGAGATAAATTTATCAAAGTTACCGAAGCTTTTTATGTGCTTAACACACAGCACATCGCGTTTACTCTCCGGTGCAAATCAATGCAGATTCACATTTTTCCAGGACGTTGAGTTAACAGAAGATCTCTATCCCTTTCAAATGCGCAACTTAGTTCAAGCCCGAGTGTTGGTCAGAAACGCCACCAGCGTCAGAGTTACTGAGGGATTTCTGCGAGGTCTCCAGTCTGCTCCTTCGGCTGTCCTGGATGTTTGGAGAGGAGGCAAACTCATTTTCGATTCAAGCCCGCAAGTGCAAAGGAATTTTGTTGACGTCTTCAACACTTATCTTGGTAAGTCAATCAGATTTTTTCACATCGAatgccgttttagttttctgtaaaagaaaactattgtgacggctttgtctgtccgtcagcactttttctgtccgccctcagatcttaaaaactactgaggctagagggctgcaaattggtaggttgatcatccaccaaccaatcatcaaacataccaattgcagccctctagcctcagtagtttttatcttatttaaggttagatttagccacaatcatacttctggcaccgatataagtACCAAaaaaaacaggccaccaccgggccgtggctgaaattttcatgggccgcggctgaaattttcatacgGCATTACACGCTGTTTATGTTATTTCAATCAGTTATTTGCCATACAAAAGACATGCTTGTAACACTGATAATGGAAATGTTTGCAGGTGTGGGAATCATCAAGTGCAACGTACCTTCCATACCAAAGCAACTCTTCCGCGACAGGAAAGTCATCGGTCTGCTAATTAAAGGAAGCCAGGTGGATAAAATTAGTCGAGAGATATTGTACAACATAAACAaggtaagttttcatttttcgtgGTAAAAATCACCCTTAATTTTAGTTCAAGATAAACCTTGTAAACTGAGCGGCATTTGTTTTTATGGTACTTTCAGAACTAATAAGAACTCTGTTTCTCATGAACCGTTCTGCCTTAAAATAGagaactgcagtatttgcaaaatattcgaaattgagatatgccatctattgggctcgtgaaacactaatacacaagttactgcagtttcagaatgatttttcaatgccttccacgagtatttaaggggtcccacttgcagtatctgcaaaatcagtagtaaggcaagggaaaacagcagtatctaccatttttctcagttttgtatttttgcagatactgcagtcttccattttagggcagtattgtgaTAACGATTCGGTTAGTTCTATCCGCcatgaatgataaatattataaaaataaaccataaacGGAAAGAATAAGATCTATGATGCTTAGTGaatgttataaatgttatagAGACAATGTCTCGTGAAGCATAACACATTTTAGCAGATGTAAATACGGGAGTTCCCACTGGTACAAGAACAGTGCAGCCAACCGGAAATGGAAAGATACATAAACCTTCTGAAAATTAGttcattttcatatgaaattaaaCGTTGCAATACAAAATTATTACTCCAGACACTCTTCCACCAGATGCAACGGAAAGCTGGAGGTATCGCCGAATTCATTGGTTAGGCGCCTGACTCACAATAATCGATAAAGGATAGTTAGATCCCTGACTTACAAATCTAACCAtagaatttccttcaaaataatctcattacgtttcccacacccaaatccCTTACTATCactaatctaacccaacctaacctaacccaacctaacctaacctcacctaggggcacggcaaaaaagccggggctggtgcaatattagcatacatctcaggaatttgcagacCGGCCCTGACTGTAGTCGTCTAATGTCATGGCAGTGTCTTCGTCATCACTGTCACATTTGCTCTCCTCAGGTGAAGTACATCAAGATAACAGACTCCCAGGTGGGAATCGTAGAAGGATCCATATCTAATGGAGGGTCGATTCCTTTACTGCCAAGGGCTGCCTCTGACGATAAATGGCAGGGATTCGCAATCTCCAATTCGTCGATTGGCCGTATTGCTCCCGGATCCTTCAGTTTCAGAAATGAGGTAAAATCAAGTACATCCGAAGATATACCctctcatctttattttcatgattctAACTAACTACTTGAAGTCATCGCATCATAATTATGGCTTTTTTTTCCTCATTGATAATAGCATGCTTATTAATGGATTCTTCAGCCACATCTTCAGCacactaaataataatgaataggtcACATTTCAATGCTCCTCCCTATTCCCaaacatttttcttctcatcagtacATCTATTTCCATCAACAgtgcataaataaaaagcattccTTCCTTTTCGACTTGCCCTACACATTCCCATTCCGTTATCGTTACCCAAGTGTAATCGACTTTTATTTAGACATCTTCAGCTGTCTCCTGCTCGGGGCTTACTATTATATGCCTGTCTATTCTTTGGTTATGCTTGAACTATGCATAACGACTTCATAAGCATCTTTTAATTTTTCGAAATCCAACACTGCTATTCTTCCCTGCAATTGCACACATCTCTCCGCTTCTTTCGGAGAGTTAAGCCATGCTTTCACTTCGTCCCTATCCTTTCCATATCACTGGTGTTCATCAACCGAGCTTTTTGAGCCCAATCTCAACATCACTacccttttcttttattgttcacTTACTCTTACTTCTAATTTTGCTTCCGCTCATTATTTCATTCTATTACTGCttggttttttttgttgtttatttttagttctctgcaTGTAATCACTGTCTGACACTTTGCAAAgcatatatatttggttttctcttctgatatgtatatatatatatatatatatatatatatatatataacaatcaccagtgcaaaattttattttgcaatgtgTTTTGATTCCCGGTGTGCCttgatgtcgcgggttcgcgtctcccccgggcccatgaaaaatcactggctctgtatcatgatcggttactgctgcagtttggggtctgcagttggaggttgaaaccagcattctttggaagtttgaattttaatgcAATGGCCCCTGCgtgcttgttcaatgtgaataggtctcatctactgaaataataataattaaaaaatactcattgtagcatgagtcttcaaatggagaaacaaatctgcaATTATGTAACTGTGAATTTttactccaataataataataataataataataataataataataataataataataataataataataataataataataataataataataatatcttttttgtgattttgtctAAGGATAAACGCCATAAATGTGTCCTAGCTTTTGAAACCCCGATCATATACTCCTTTGTTCCTCAGTGGTGTTAACCTTTactgtttcatttaaaatttgcatacaaactttttattttttctttagccaTAGCCTCTGCTACTCTTCCCTGTCAAGTTTTATGATCTCCTGTTTCCCACAAGGAGATTTATTCGCCTCTCCATCACATCATCTTGAACTGCCTTTTATCTTTTTGCATATTATATTATGCCTCTAATCTTGTTTGGAGATTAATTATTACTTTCTTGATCGTTGTGTATGTCAGTGGTTCTCACCCTGGAAGGCGCGCCCCCCTCAGCAATTTCcgggggaggcgcgagccctagggaaaaatttaaaattctctaattatattcgttattctcttaacgagagtgaggaactaatattcagaagtttattaaaaaaaaaaaaagcaaaagtaatcgCCTTATAAAGTTAGTTTCCTATActctactactctggttagactcgttgggcttaccatgttttgtaattatttaccttcctccctatccctcgaaaccgaTTCTCCTtcgcttttttttaattttcctttaaatctgggagggaattttactcatagatgcaaggggtggggtggagagacggaccaactcttagagggggcgtggtaataaaaaggttaaggacCACTGGTGCATATAAATGCGCTTATTTGCATATTATCCTGCTGCCTTCTGATATCCTTTAAAAATCAATTCAAGAAGAAATTGTTTCttgtaatgaaatcaatattATTGTTTGGTCTGCCATATTTTCATGCAGTTTGCTTTAATTACCTGTCAGgcttaaaatatattaatggtcTGTTTGATTCTTACAATTTAGAAAATTCGATTGCTTGTACTGTACAGGCAAATTTTAAAGCACATAGGAAAGTATAGCCTCTGTTCATCGTCCAGCTAATAGACAGCAGCCATGATCGCCTTGCTTTCAAATGCATTTCATACACAAGACCAAAACGTAACAAATGAATGCAAAGCAAACTCAACCCTGatcacagatagatagatagatagatagatagatagatagatagatagatagatagatagaagctTACTGACCACAACATAATATGGTTATTAAAATTTCAAGGTACATCAAAATGGACATACAAATCTTTAGAATCAAAAAACATAAGAACACTTGAAACCATGctatatattattttcagcatatttatttttacaattaaaactgtgaatgcagctaaataaacgaaaaccttaTAACCATTTAAGCAGAACCTTAAATACAACAACTTTCCTTGCAAAGCATAAATTTAGTTAATTTTACTCTAGaagaaacaaaatagcaaatCATAACATCCAAAATGCCGAACACCACATTTTAACAATTCTCAGTACTTTTCTCATATATACGAAGACAGAATTCAATGTATCATTTTACGCAGGGGGACTCGGAAGCAACTTGGAAGATGACAGAGAACCGTGTGAAGCATGTCGAGACAGGGGCTATCACTGTTACAGGGAATCTCGACGTCACTTTTCGTGGGAACGCCTTCGGAATGATGCACAAATACGCCCTCATGGTAATTATGCTACAGGCTGCTTGCGCAGTTTACTCTGTTTACGAAGAGAACCTAATTCATAATCGgtcgcgcgagagagagagatgttacttAAGACTGAAAATTGGAAtaggtgattttttttcctctatgttgtGATAATCAATATGATATTTGCAGTTGCAACCatcaattctgccctaaaatggaagactgcagtatctgcaaaattacaaaactgataaaaatgatactcccttaccttactactgattttgcagattactgcaaatgggacctcctaaatactcgcggaaagcattgaagaatcattctgaaactgcagtaacttgggtattagtgtttcacgagcccaatagggcagttttccattttagggcaggatTGAACAATGAATTCTAAATGACAATTAGTAGAGAAATGAAAAGAGCAGTTCTAATCTGGGAGTAAGTAGCGCTGTCGTAACTTTGACAGGGTTTTAAACGAAAACATAAAAGTCGAGGAGTAACGAGGTAAACTTTTATATATCGACAATGCAGTGAATTCGGTCAAAATATCAGGTTTTCGCAGGTTAACACAACGGGCAACACCGTGTTCGAAGAGAACGTGGTCGATCGATTGGAACCAGACGGTCTGAAGAGTTTCCTCTGCGGGAGCAAAAACATTTCAATGGATAAGAACACCGTCCACATGGAGTCTCCCCACGATCAGCCCTACAACTCCTCCAGCATGCCCTTTCATCCCTCCTGCGGGAAAGTGCAAGTAAAGTCAGGCTGttcttgtttagattttttttttattctaaagatttatatatgtGCAGTTTTATGTGCTTTTGTTTGACCATATTCAGCAACGGCatatgttgtggtcaataaatttctatctatctctctatctactaTCTATGAAAACTTACGTAATGATTAGCTTTGATGTAGATATAGCCTGACATTCAGTAGTTTTTCCTTGAGAGGATACCATCATTCTGATTAACTGATAGAAACGAATGTTTAAATACCTCCCTAAGACCACGAATACTGCGACAGCGCGCATTAACACAGCGCCGAGAAAtttctgagagagggagagaatattgTTGCATTTGAAAAGTCAGTCAAGTTGTTACTGAAATCTATTAAGCTTCTTACCATTCTTAATTCACTGAACCactgcagtggttcttaacccctttttttttaccacgccccctctaaagAGTTGATCCTTTCTTCCAAGCCCCCCTTCCATCTGTGAGTAGAATTCCCTCCCTtccatctgtgagtaaaattccctcccagatttaaaggaaaatgaaaaaaattgaaagagaaggggtgtttttatccTTTTGGGAATCAATCATTGAGATACTCTTGacgctgcttcttagcgactcttggtaagagaataacgaatataattagagcatttttaatttttcattaggcTCGGCCCCCCTTGGAAAGTGCTGACGCCCCCTAGGGGGagatcccccccccaccccccaggttgagaaccactgccttacAGTCTTCCACAGGTATAATCTACCTTCACCTTACTGTGTTGTCTCGTTAAGCAAAAAGgaatctgatatatattttttccgttATCCATATTGCGTTAACTTGCCCTTTAAATGATACTTTTAGTCTCctaatctcttttcttttttacatcccttcttttccttcttgcatCTTATTATCGTTTTCCACAAAATTCACCAATTTCCAAGTTTACTTTTTAGAATCCCCGAGTATTTCTAACGAAGACTTACCAGAAAAATATAGAAGGTGgttaatcataaatgaaattcatttctaaacAAGGAAAAATCTCCCTGATAAGCTGTTAGATATATTTGTGCAAACAAGCTGTAGTAACATAAGAATAGGATACCTGTATCAGTAGAAGATGATCCACCTAAACAGAATATGTTTAAGGTGTTTAGGTGAGCAATGCACTAAAAAGAAACGTCATTTCTCAGGTCTTCGTGGTCATGAGTTCTCCGCAGCCCCAAACTCTACATAAAACAAGCAACGCGACATGGATCCTGTTGGCGATCATCATACTGGTCGTGACTCTGGTAGCGGTTGCGGGAGTTTTCCTCTACAGAAACAAAGCATACCTACGAGAGTACAGAAGGGGCGAAACGCCCTACACGATAGGGCTGGAGAGGACCACGATGCAGGAATTATGCGACAATAACGAGGCCGAAGCTGAGGAAGAGGACGTCGAGGAAACTGGACTGACTAACCCAGTGTACGGCATCAAAGAGCCGAGTTAGGAATCGTCTCCGCCGTCACGGCAGGGCAAAAACTTGATCACCTACAGTTCTTTTTGTATTGTCATTGCGCCCGTTGGCGTTCTTTTTAGCACTAAGTTGTAAATATTCAGATTTCGTTAATGGCTAATGAATTCTGtcaagtcatttctctctctctctccctctctctctctctctctctctctctctctctctctctctctctctctctctctctctctctctctctctgttaaagtaAAACCCAGCACAGCATTTTTAATGTTCCCTGCTTGTCTTTCGCAGGAAGAGCTAGCACAGTATTACCAATGtgaccaaaaataaaaggaataaagatgaTTTCTATATGTTTTTGGATTAATGAAGTGAATATTAAAATTCTACTAAAGCTTTAAAATCCATACATTAGTCTGAAACTAAATCTTTCTGGATAAAAATATTGGATTGACGCATACAGCGTTTCTGATGTGAcgccactaaacctaaacaccgttcccaccaaacctaaacacatcctccactatacataaacacacctcccactaaacctaaacaccattcccactaaacctaaacacatcctccactatacataaacacccctcccactaaacctaaacacatctccCATtaagcctaaacacacacacccacaaaacctaaacacacccattactaaacctaaatgcaccccactTTACCTAAActcaccccactaaacctaaacacacacccccactaaatctaaacacacccctcacaaAACATAGATGCACCCCCAATTAAATCTAAacaaacacccccactaaacctgaacacacccctcactaaacctaaatgcacccccactaaactaaacacacacaccaataccaaacctaaacacacactcactaaacctaaaaacaccctcactaaacctaaacacaccccctgataaacctaaacacacccctgctaaacctaaacacatcctcaaTACACCTAAACACAACAGCCACTAAACCTACACACACCCCctattaaacctaaacacaccccctgctacaCCTAAACACATCCTCACTAAACCTatacacatccccactaaacctaaacacaccccctactaaacctaaacacacacccccactaaacctaaacacacacacacccactaaacctaaatacacccacACTACACCAGAACACACCCCCCGCTAAACCTAAAAACACCTCTGCTAAGCCTAACACAtactcactaaacctaaacacacccctgctaaatataaatgcatcctcactaaacctaaaaacaccctcactaaacctaaacacacgccccccttgctaaacctaaacacacccctgctaaacctaaacacatcctcaaTACACCTAAACACAACCGCCACTAAACCTGCTCACACACCCTATTAAACCTAAAAACACCCCCTGCTACACCTAAACAcatcctcactaaacctaaacacatccccgctaaacttaaacacaccccctattaaacctaaacacatcttcactaaacctaagcacacacacccactaaacctaaacacacatacCCACctactaaatatacatacacccacactaaaccaaaacacaccccctactaaacctaaacacatgctaaacctaaacacatcctcgctaaacctaaacacaccctcactaaacctaaacacaccccctgctaaatgTAAACACATCCTCACtcaatctaaacacacacaccccactaaacctatatacacccccactaaacctaaacatatgcccctactaaacctaaacacacccctgctaaacctaaacacacacaccctgactaaacctaaacacacccactACTCAACCTAAATGCACAACCCTAATAAACCTAAACGCAACctcacactaaacctaaacatgccccctgctaaacctaaacacatgcccccactaaacctaaacacacccctactaaacctaaacacacacccccactaaacctaaacacacccctactaaacctaaacacacacccccactaaacctaaacacacacccccactaaacctaaacacaccccctactaaacctaaacacacaccccactaaacctaaacacacccctgctaaacctaaacacacacccccactaaacctaaacacacccctactaaacctaaacacacacccccactaaacctaaacacacccctactaaacctaaacacacccctactaaacctaaacacacacccccactaaacctaaacacacccctgctaaacctaaacacacacccccactaaacctaaacacaccccctactCAACCTAAACATACAACCCTAATAAACCTAATCGcacactcccactaaacctaaatacaaacTTTGATACAGAACCGATGGGGGACGGTGGACGTGGAATGGGGGGGTACGGTTTTGAAACCTACGcgaaaaccttcctggggtcaaaTGAGGACAAGACCCACTAGGTAGGTCCTGAATGAGGGCCGCGTGAaaaatttcgtctagatcggtcaagcggttcggatctctatagagcacaagtttatatagttacattcacttttattatatgtgtgtgtgcgtgtgtgtgtgcgtgtgtctgtgtaaaatataaggaagagagagaatatgagataaATTTCCATTTCTCGCAATAGACTACTACTGCACAGCAGATTATTGCCacagaagatatttttttatctagaattCAATCTTTTTGTACAATATCACTGAGTCTCTTCATGTCAACTCATCTTTTGCTGGagattgcattatatatatatatatatatatatatatatatatatatatatatatatatatatatatatgtatatatatatatatatatatatatatatatatatatatatatatatatatatatatatatatatataaagtatggtCATTTATGAACTATGTACCTGTCAACGTATGGTACAACGCTTCGAGTCCCGTCAGGTATAGTAAACACAACGTCTGGTACGTTCTTTCCTTGGAAGTACTAAGGTTCTCCGAATATCAGGCACGTCGTTGagtggaagaaaagaggaaggctGAGTCCTTAGCAGCGCCTGATGCTTACAGTTCAAGTTTCTAGCAAAGGTATGCGTCGTCGACTGAAGAATAATGCAAAAAATTTGACAATAGTCAAGCCAAAGAGGGGATctgataattatcaaaattactgtacTTGATATGACGGAGAAAGCAACTGGTTAAGCTGCGCGCGGACACGATAATAATTCGATGATGAAGTAGAAGATGAACTGCAAGCAGAAAATGCTTTTATAATGAGAGGTTGACACACAGCAAACAACATGCTGGTCCTGCTATTGAGGATGCTTTAATTATAATAAAGGTAACTTTTagaagtatatatgtaaatatatatatatatatatatatataatatatataatatatatatatatatatagtatatatatgtgtgtatatatatgtatatatatgtgtgtgtatgtgtgtttgtatgctggGGGAAGTGCAAATAAGTAATGAAAGGGAGTTAGCCATTGCTATCAGTGCCTACTATCGAAAAACACAGGTTTAATGCAAAATTTTCTGTATGTTTGGACAAATGTGAGTGCTTTACTGAACAATTCAGTTATGACTAGATTGATTCAGTACATAGGCTATTTTGAAATATAAGCTGTGTGAATTAAATGAAATTGTGAGAAACTGTGGCAAccaaattaacaagtaaaatatgtgccaGAGTTTCTTCTgcacattcgagttttctgtatagcgtataatgctgtatgagccgcggcccatgaaactttcagccacggcccagtggtggtctgtcctatagcgttgccagacgcatgattatggctaaatataaccttgaataaaataaaaaacagagatgctagagggctgcaatttgctgtttaatgattggagggtggatgatcaacataccaatttgcagccctctagaatctttagtttttaagatctgagggctgacagcaaaaagtgcggacagaataaagtgcggacgga of the Macrobrachium rosenbergii isolate ZJJX-2024 chromosome 16, ASM4041242v1, whole genome shotgun sequence genome contains:
- the LOC136847269 gene encoding uncharacterized protein, translating into MNVIKPKRTFRWNKGNFFWVHVLIIKVMIMDSRAAVVPVCPPPGNASTGLKFSFCQCNLETVMSGAQVSISCTFSNQEDVELTEDLYPFQMRNLVQARVLVRNATSVRVTEGFLRGLQSAPSAVLDVWRGGKLIFDSSPQVQRNFVDVFNTYLGVGIIKCNVPSIPKQLFRDRKVIGLLIKGSQVDKISREILYNINKVKYIKITDSQVGIVEGSISNGGSIPLLPRAASDDKWQGFAISNSSIGRIAPGSFSFRNEGDSEATWKMTENRVKHVETGAITVTGNLDVTFRGNAFGMMHKYALMVNTTGNTVFEENVVDRLEPDGLKSFLCGSKNISMDKNTVHMESPHDQPYNSSSMPFHPSCGKVQVFVVMSSPQPQTLHKTSNATWILLAIIILVVTLVAVAGVFLYRNKAYLREYRRGETPYTIGLERTTMQELCDNNEAEAEEEDVEETGLTNPVYGIKEPS